A DNA window from Camelina sativa cultivar DH55 chromosome 17, Cs, whole genome shotgun sequence contains the following coding sequences:
- the LOC104756735 gene encoding extensin-2-like isoform X3 produces the protein MVSSSGMGRSAHLVYALGFAIMATMVAASYEPYMYSSPPPPVYDSPAPKVDYKSPPPPYVYSSPPPPPTYSPSPKVDYKSPPPPYVYSSPPPPPYVYNSPPPPPYYSPSPKVDYKSPPPPYVYSSPPPPYYSLSPKVDYKSPPPPYVYSSPPPPPYYSPSPKVDYKSPPPPYVYSSPPPPYYSPSPKVEYKSPPPPYVYSSPPPPYYSPAPKVEYKSPPPPYVYSSPPPPYYSPAPKVEYKSPPPPYVYSSPPPPYYSPAPKVEYKSPPPPYVYSSPPPPYYSPAPKVEYKSPPPPYVYSSPPPPYYSPAPKVEYKSPPPPYVYSSPPPPYYSPAPKVEYKSPPPPYVYSSPPPPYYSPAPKVEYKSPPPPYVYSSPPPPYYSPAPKVEYKSPPPPYVYSSPPPPYYSPAPKVEYKSPPPPYVYSSPPPPYYSPAPKVEYKSPPPPYVYSSPPPPYYSPAPKVAYKSPPPPYVYSSPPPPYYSPAPKVAYKSPPPPYVYSSPPPPYYSPAPKVAYKSPPPPYVYSSPPPPYYSPAPKVAYKSPPPPYVYSSPPPPYYSPAPKVAYKSPPPPYVYSSPPPPYYSPAPKVAYKSPPPPYVYSSPPPPYYSPAPKVAYKSPPPPYVYSSPPPPYYAPAPKVAYKSPPHPHVCVCPPPPPCYYSPAPKVAYKSPPPPYVYSSPPPPYYSPAPKVSYKSPPPPYVYSSQPPPYYSPAPKVAYKSPPPPYVYSSPPPPYYSPAPKVAYKSPPPPYVYSSPPPPYYSPAPKVAYKSPPPPYVYSSPPPPYYSPAPKVAYKSPPPPYVYSSPPPPYYSPAPKVAYKSPPPPYVYSSPPPPYYSPAPKVAYKSPPPPYVYSSPPPPYYSPAPKVAYKSPPPPYVYSSPPPPYYSPAPKVAYKSPPPPYVYSSPPPPYYSPAPKVAYKSPPPPYVYSSPPPPYYSPAPKVAYKSPPPPYVYSSPPPPYYSPAPKVAYKSPPPPYVYSSPPPPYYSPAPKVAYKSPPPPYVYSSPPPPYYSPAPKVAYKSPPPPYVYSSPPPPYYSPAPKVAYKSPPPPYVYSSPPPPYYSPAPKVAYKSPPPPYVYSSPPPPYYSPAPKVAYKSPPPPYVYSSPPPPYYSPAPKVAYKSPPPPYVYSSPPPPYYSPAPKVAYKSPPPPYVYSSPPPPYYSPAPKVAYNSPPPPYVYSSPPPPYYAPAPKVAYKSPPPPYVYSSPPPPYYAPAPKVEYKSPPPPSYSPSPKAEYNSPPPPSYY, from the exons aTGGTATCTTCTTCCGGGATGGGGCGCTCAGCCCATCTCGTATATGCTCTTGGTTTTGCTATCATGGCAACAATGGTTGCTGCTTCGTACGAGCCCTACATGTATAGCTCCCCCCCACCACCAGTGTATGATTCTCCTGCACCAAAGGTCGATTATAAGTCCCCCCCACCTCCTTATGTGTATAGCtctccaccacctccaccaACATATTCACCATCgcctaaggtagactacaagtctccaccaccaccatacgtttacagttctccaccaccacctccataTGTATACaactctccaccaccaccaccatactattCACCATCTCCAAAGGTGGACTACAAATCCCCACCACCCCCATATGTCtacagttctccaccaccaccatactattCACTTTCTCCTAAAGTCGATTACAAATCTCCACCACCTCCTTACgtctacagttccccaccaccaccaccatactactcaccGTCACCTAAAGTAGATTACAAATCTCCACCACCCCCATATGTTTACAGCTCACCACCCCCACCATACTACTCACCCTCACCTAAGGTCGAAtacaaatctccaccaccaccatacgtctacagttccccaccaccaccatactactcaccTGCTCCTAAGGTCGAAtacaaatctccaccaccaccatacgtctacagttccccaccaccaccatactactcaccTGCTCCTAAGGTCGAAtacaaatctccaccaccaccatacgtctacagttccccaccaccaccatactactcaccTGCTCCTAAGGTCGAAtacaaatctccaccaccaccatacgtctacagttccccaccaccaccatactactcaccTGCTCCTAAGGTCGAAtacaaatctccaccaccaccatacgtctacagttccccaccaccaccatactactcaccTGCTCCTAAGGTCGAAtacaaatctccaccaccaccatacgtctacagttccccaccaccaccatactactcaccTGCTCCTAAGGTCGAAtacaaatctccaccaccaccatacgtctacagttccccaccaccaccatactactcaccTGCTCCTAAGGTCGAAtacaaatctccaccaccaccatacgtctacagttccccaccaccaccatactactcaccTGCTCCTAAGGTCGAAtacaaatctccaccaccaccatacgtctacagttccccaccaccaccatactactcaccTGCTCCTAAGGTCGAAtacaaatctccaccaccaccatacgtctacagttccccaccaccaccatactactcaccTGCTCCTAAGGTCGAAtacaaatctccaccaccaccatacgtctacagttccccaccaccaccatactactcaccTGCTCCTAAGGTCGCATACAAatccccaccaccaccgtacgtttacagctctccaccaccaccatattacTCACCTGCTCCTAAGGTAGCATACAAatccccaccaccaccgtacgtctacagctctccaccaccaccatactactctccagctcCTAAG GTCGCATACaagtccccaccaccaccgtacgtctacagttccccaccaccaccatactactcaccTGCTCCCAAGGTCGCATACaagtccccaccaccaccgtacgtctacagttccccaccaccaccatactactcaccTGCTCCCAAGGTCGCATACaagtccccaccaccaccgtacgtctacagttctccaccaccaccttaCTACTCACCAGCTCCTAAGGTTGCATACAAatccccaccaccaccgtacgtctacagctccccaccaccaccatactactcaccTGCTCCTAAGGTCGCATACaagtccccaccaccaccgtacgtctacagctccccaccaccaccatactacgcTCCAGCTCCTAAGGTCGCATACAAATCTCCACCACACCCACATGTATGTGTTtgtccaccacctcctccatgCTATTACTCACCTGCTCCTAAGGTTGCATACaagtccccaccaccaccgtacgtctacagctccccaccaccaccatactactctccagctcCTAAGGTCTCATACAAatccccaccaccaccgtacgtctacagctcccaaccaccaccatactactcaccTGCTCCTAAGGTTGCATACaagtccccaccaccaccgtacgtctacagctccccaccaccaccatactactctccagctcCTAAGGTCGCATACAAatccccaccaccaccgtatGTGTACAGCTCCcctccaccaccatactactcaccTGCTCCTAAGGTCGCATACaagtccccaccaccaccgtacgtctacagctccccaccaccaccatactactctccagctcCTAAGGTCGCATACAAatccccaccaccaccgtatGTGTACAGCTCCcctccaccaccatactactcaccTGCTCCTAAGGTCGCATACaagtccccaccaccaccgtacgtctacagctccccaccaccaccatactactctccagctcCTAAGGTCGCATACAAatccccaccaccaccgtatGTGTACAGCTCCcctccaccaccatactactcaccTGCTCCTAAGGTCGCATACaagtccccaccaccaccgtacgtctacagctccccaccaccaccatactactctccagctcCTAAGGTCGCATACAAatccccaccaccaccgtatGTGTACAGCTCCcctccaccaccatactactcaccTGCTCCTAAGGTCGCATACaagtccccaccaccaccgtacgtctacagctccccaccaccaccatactactctccagctcCTAAGGTCGCATACAAatccccaccaccaccgtatGTGTACAGCTCCcctccaccaccatactactcaccTGCTCCTAAGGTCGCATACaagtccccaccaccaccgtacgtctacagctccccaccaccaccatactactctccagctcCTAAGGTCGCATACAAatccccaccaccaccgtatGTGTACAGCTCCcctccaccaccatactactcaccTGCTCCTAAGGTCGCATACaagtccccaccaccaccgtacgtctacagctccccaccaccaccatactactctccagctcCTAAGGTCGCATACAAatccccaccaccaccgtatGTGTACAGCTCCcctccaccaccatactactcaccTGCTCCTAAGGTCGCATACaagtccccaccaccaccgtacgtctacagctccccaccaccaccatactactctccagctcCTAAGGTCGCATACAAatccccaccaccaccgtatGTGTACAGCTCCcctccaccaccatactactcaccTGCTCCTAAGGTCGCATACaagtccccaccaccaccgtacgtctacagctccccaccaccaccatactactctccagctcCTAAGGTCGCATACAAatccccaccaccaccgtatGTGTACAGCTCCcctccaccaccatactactcaccTGCTCCTAAGGTCGCATACAattccccaccaccaccgtacgtctacagctccccaccaccaccatactacgcTCCAGCTCCTAAGGTCGCATACaagtccccaccaccaccgtacgtctacagctccccaccaccaccatactacgcTCCAGCTCCAAAGGTTGAGTACAAATCTCCCCCACCTCCATCATACTCTCCTTCTCCAAAGGCTGAATACAATTCTCCTCCCCCACCATCATACTACTAA
- the LOC104756735 gene encoding extensin-2-like isoform X6, translating to MVSSSGMGRSAHLVYALGFAIMATMVAASYEPYMYSSPPPPVYDSPAPKVDYKSPPPPYVYSSPPPPPTYSPSPKVDYKSPPPPYVYSSPPPPPYVYNSPPPPPYYSPSPKVDYKSPPPPYVYSSPPPPYYSLSPKVDYKSPPPPYVYSSPPPPPYYSPSPKVDYKSPPPPYVYSSPPPPYYSPSPKVEYKSPPPPYVYSSPPPPYYSPAPKVEYKSPPPPYVYSSPPPPYYSPAPKVEYKSPPPPYVYSSPPPPYYSPAPKVEYKSPPPPYVYSSPPPPYYSPAPKVEYKSPPPPYVYSSPPPPYYSPAPKVEYKSPPPPYVYSSPPPPYYSPAPKVEYKSPPPPYVYSSPPPPYYSPAPKVEYKSPPPPYVYSSPPPPYYSPAPKVEYKSPPPPYVYSSPPPPYYSPAPKVEYKSPPPPYVYSSPPPPYYSPAPKVEYKSPPPPYVYSSPPPPYYSPAPKVAYKSPPPPYVYSSPPPPYYSPAPKVAYKSPPPPYVYSSPPPPYYSPAPKVAYKSPPPPYVYSSPPPPYYSPAPKVAYKSPPPPYVYSSPPPPYYSPAPKVAYKSPPPPYVYSSPPPPYYSPAPKVAYKSPPPPYVYSSPPPPYYSPAPKVAYKSPPPPYVYSSPPPPYYSPAPKVAYKSPPPPYVYSSPPPPYYSPAPKVAYKSPPPPYVYSSPPPPYYSPAPKVAYKSPPPPYVYSSPPPPYYSPAPKVAYKSPPPPYVYSSPPPPYYSPAPKVAYKSPPPPYVYSSPPPPYYSPAPKVAYKSPPPPYVYSSPPPPYYSPAPKVAYKSPPPPYVYSSPPPPYYSPAPKVAYKSPPPPYVYSSPPPPYYSPAPKVAYKSPPPPYVYSSPPPPYYSPAPKVAYKSPPPPYVYSSPPPPYYSPAPKVAYKSPPPPYVYSSPPPPYYSPAPKVAYKSPPPPYVYSSPPPPYYSPAPKVAYNSPPPPYVYSSPPPPYYAPAPKVAYKSPPPPYVYSSPPPPYYAPAPKVEYKSPPPPSYSPSPKAEYNSPPPPSYY from the exons aTGGTATCTTCTTCCGGGATGGGGCGCTCAGCCCATCTCGTATATGCTCTTGGTTTTGCTATCATGGCAACAATGGTTGCTGCTTCGTACGAGCCCTACATGTATAGCTCCCCCCCACCACCAGTGTATGATTCTCCTGCACCAAAGGTCGATTATAAGTCCCCCCCACCTCCTTATGTGTATAGCtctccaccacctccaccaACATATTCACCATCgcctaaggtagactacaagtctccaccaccaccatacgtttacagttctccaccaccacctccataTGTATACaactctccaccaccaccaccatactattCACCATCTCCAAAGGTGGACTACAAATCCCCACCACCCCCATATGTCtacagttctccaccaccaccatactattCACTTTCTCCTAAAGTCGATTACAAATCTCCACCACCTCCTTACgtctacagttccccaccaccaccaccatactactcaccGTCACCTAAAGTAGATTACAAATCTCCACCACCCCCATATGTTTACAGCTCACCACCCCCACCATACTACTCACCCTCACCTAAGGTCGAAtacaaatctccaccaccaccatacgtctacagttccccaccaccaccatactactcaccTGCTCCTAAGGTCGAAtacaaatctccaccaccaccatacgtctacagttccccaccaccaccatactactcaccTGCTCCTAAGGTCGAAtacaaatctccaccaccaccatacgtctacagttccccaccaccaccatactactcaccTGCTCCTAAGGTCGAAtacaaatctccaccaccaccatacgtctacagttccccaccaccaccatactactcaccTGCTCCTAAGGTCGAAtacaaatctccaccaccaccatacgtctacagttccccaccaccaccatactactcaccTGCTCCTAAGGTCGAAtacaaatctccaccaccaccatacgtctacagttccccaccaccaccatactactcaccTGCTCCTAAGGTCGAAtacaaatctccaccaccaccatacgtctacagttccccaccaccaccatactactcaccTGCTCCTAAGGTCGAAtacaaatctccaccaccaccatacgtctacagttccccaccaccaccatactactcaccTGCTCCTAAGGTCGAAtacaaatctccaccaccaccatacgtctacagttccccaccaccaccatactactcaccTGCTCCTAAGGTCGAAtacaaatctccaccaccaccatacgtctacagttccccaccaccaccatactactcaccTGCTCCTAAGGTCGAAtacaaatctccaccaccaccatacgtctacagttccccaccaccaccatactactcaccTGCTCCTAAGGTCGCATACAAatccccaccaccaccgtacgtttacagctctccaccaccaccatattacTCACCTGCTCCTAAGGTAGCATACAAatccccaccaccaccgtacgtctacagctctccaccaccaccatactactctccagctcCTAAG GTCGCATACAAatccccaccaccaccgtatGTGTACAGCTCCcctccaccaccatactactcaccTGCTCCTAAGGTCGCATACaagtccccaccaccaccgtacgtctacagctccccaccaccaccatactactctccagctcCTAAGGTCGCATACAAatccccaccaccaccgtatGTGTACAGCTCCcctccaccaccatactactcaccTGCTCCTAAGGTCGCATACaagtccccaccaccaccgtacgtctacagctccccaccaccaccatactactctccagctcCTAAGGTCGCATACAAatccccaccaccaccgtatGTGTACAGCTCCcctccaccaccatactactcaccTGCTCCTAAGGTCGCATACaagtccccaccaccaccgtacgtctacagctccccaccaccaccatactactctccagctcCTAAGGTCGCATACAAatccccaccaccaccgtatGTGTACAGCTCCcctccaccaccatactactcaccTGCTCCTAAGGTCGCATACaagtccccaccaccaccgtacgtctacagctccccaccaccaccatactactctccagctcCTAAGGTCGCATACAAatccccaccaccaccgtatGTGTACAGCTCCcctccaccaccatactactcaccTGCTCCTAAGGTCGCATACaagtccccaccaccaccgtacgtctacagctccccaccaccaccatactactctccagctcCTAAGGTCGCATACAAatccccaccaccaccgtatGTGTACAGCTCCcctccaccaccatactactcaccTGCTCCTAAGGTCGCATACaagtccccaccaccaccgtacgtctacagctccccaccaccaccatactactctccagctcCTAAGGTCGCATACAAatccccaccaccaccgtatGTGTACAGCTCCcctccaccaccatactactcaccTGCTCCTAAGGTCGCATACaagtccccaccaccaccgtacgtctacagctccccaccaccaccatactactctccagctcCTAAGGTCGCATACAAatccccaccaccaccgtatGTGTACAGCTCCcctccaccaccatactactcaccTGCTCCTAAGGTCGCATACaagtccccaccaccaccgtacgtctacagctccccaccaccaccatactactctccagctcCTAAGGTCGCATACAAatccccaccaccaccgtatGTGTACAGCTCCcctccaccaccatactactcaccTGCTCCTAAGGTCGCATACAattccccaccaccaccgtacgtctacagctccccaccaccaccatactacgcTCCAGCTCCTAAGGTCGCATACaagtccccaccaccaccgtacgtctacagctccccaccaccaccatactacgcTCCAGCTCCAAAGGTTGAGTACAAATCTCCCCCACCTCCATCATACTCTCCTTCTCCAAAGGCTGAATACAATTCTCCTCCCCCACCATCATACTACTAA
- the LOC104756735 gene encoding extensin-2-like isoform X2: protein MVSSSGMGRSAHLVYALGFAIMATMVAASYEPYMYSSPPPPVYDSPAPKVDYKSPPPPYVYSSPPPPPTYSPSPKVDYKSPPPPYVYSSPPPPPYVYNSPPPPPYYSPSPKVDYKSPPPPYVYSSPPPPYYSLSPKVDYKSPPPPYVYSSPPPPPYYSPSPKVDYKSPPPPYVYSSPPPPYYSPSPKVEYKSPPPPYVYSSPPPPYYSPAPKVEYKSPPPPYVYSSPPPPYYSPAPKVEYKSPPPPYVYSSPPPPYYSPAPKVEYKSPPPPYVYSSPPPPYYSPAPKVEYKSPPPPYVYSSPPPPYYSPAPKVEYKSPPPPYVYSSPPPPYYSPAPKVEYKSPPPPYVYSSPPPPYYSPAPKVEYKSPPPPYVYSSPPPPYYSPAPKVEYKSPPPPYVYSSPPPPYYSPAPKVEYKSPPPPYVYSSPPPPYYSPAPKVEYKSPPPPYVYSSPPPPYYSPAPKVEYKSPPPPYVYSSPPPPYYSPAPKVEYKSPPPPYVYSSPPPPYYAPAPKVSYKSPPPPYVYSSPPPPYYSPAPKVAYKSPPPPYVYSSPPPPYYSPAPKVAYKSPPPPYVYSSPPPPYYSPAPKVAYKSPPPPYVYSSPPPPYYSPAPKVAYKSPPPPYVYSSPPPPYYSPAPKVAYKSPPPPYVYSSPPPPYYAPAPKVAYKSPPHPHVCVCPPPPPCYYSPAPKVAYKSPPPPYVYSSPPPPYYSPAPKVSYKSPPPPYVYSSQPPPYYSPAPKVAYKSPPPPYVYSSPPPPYYSPAPKVAYKSPPPPYVYSSPPPPYYSPAPKVAYKSPPPPYVYSSPPPPYYSPAPKVAYKSPPPPYVYSSPPPPYYSPAPKVAYKSPPPPYVYSSPPPPYYSPAPKVAYKSPPPPYVYSSPPPPYYSPAPKVAYKSPPPPYVYSSPPPPYYSPAPKVAYKSPPPPYVYSSPPPPYYSPAPKVAYKSPPPPYVYSSPPPPYYSPAPKVAYKSPPPPYVYSSPPPPYYSPAPKVAYKSPPPPYVYSSPPPPYYSPAPKVAYKSPPPPYVYSSPPPPYYSPAPKVAYKSPPPPYVYSSPPPPYYSPAPKVAYKSPPPPYVYSSPPPPYYSPAPKVAYKSPPPPYVYSSPPPPYYSPAPKVAYKSPPPPYVYSSPPPPYYSPAPKVAYKSPPPPYVYSSPPPPYYSPAPKVAYKSPPPPYVYSSPPPPYYSPAPKVAYNSPPPPYVYSSPPPPYYAPAPKVAYKSPPPPYVYSSPPPPYYAPAPKVEYKSPPPPSYSPSPKAEYNSPPPPSYY from the exons aTGGTATCTTCTTCCGGGATGGGGCGCTCAGCCCATCTCGTATATGCTCTTGGTTTTGCTATCATGGCAACAATGGTTGCTGCTTCGTACGAGCCCTACATGTATAGCTCCCCCCCACCACCAGTGTATGATTCTCCTGCACCAAAGGTCGATTATAAGTCCCCCCCACCTCCTTATGTGTATAGCtctccaccacctccaccaACATATTCACCATCgcctaaggtagactacaagtctccaccaccaccatacgtttacagttctccaccaccacctccataTGTATACaactctccaccaccaccaccatactattCACCATCTCCAAAGGTGGACTACAAATCCCCACCACCCCCATATGTCtacagttctccaccaccaccatactattCACTTTCTCCTAAAGTCGATTACAAATCTCCACCACCTCCTTACgtctacagttccccaccaccaccaccatactactcaccGTCACCTAAAGTAGATTACAAATCTCCACCACCCCCATATGTTTACAGCTCACCACCCCCACCATACTACTCACCCTCACCTAAGGTCGAAtacaaatctccaccaccaccatacgtctacagttccccaccaccaccatactactcaccTGCTCCTAAGGTCGAAtacaaatctccaccaccaccatacgtctacagttccccaccaccaccatactactcaccTGCTCCTAAGGTCGAAtacaaatctccaccaccaccatacgtctacagttccccaccaccaccatactactcaccTGCTCCTAAGGTCGAAtacaaatctccaccaccaccatacgtctacagttccccaccaccaccatactactcaccTGCTCCTAAGGTCGAAtacaaatctccaccaccaccatacgtctacagttccccaccaccaccatactactcaccTGCTCCTAAGGTCGAAtacaaatctccaccaccaccatacgtctacagttccccaccaccaccatactactcaccTGCTCCTAAGGTCGAAtacaaatctccaccaccaccatacgtctacagttccccaccaccaccatactactcaccTGCTCCTAAGGTCGAAtacaaatctccaccaccaccatacgtctacagttccccaccaccaccatactactcaccTGCTCCTAAGGTCGAAtacaaatctccaccaccaccatacgtctacagttccccaccaccaccatactactcaccTGCTCCTAAGGTCGAAtacaaatctccaccaccaccatacgtctacagttccccaccaccaccatactactcaccTGCTCCTAAGGTCGAAtacaaatctccaccaccaccatacgtctacagttccccaccaccaccatactactcaccTGCTCCTAAGGTCG AAtacaaatctccaccaccaccgtacgtctacagttccccaccaccaccatactactcaccTGCTCCTAAGGTCGAATACaagtccccaccaccaccgtacgtctacagttccccaccaccaccatactacgcTCCAGCTCCTAAGGTCTCATACaaatcaccaccaccaccatatgtttacagctctccaccaccaccatactactcaccTGCTCCTAAGGTCGCATACaagtccccaccaccaccgtacgtctacagttccccaccaccaccatactactcaccTGCTCCCAAGGTCGCATACaagtccccaccaccaccgtacgtctacagttccccaccaccaccatactactcaccTGCTCCCAAGGTCGCATACaagtccccaccaccaccgtacgtctacagttctccaccaccaccttaCTACTCACCAGCTCCTAAGGTTGCATACAAatccccaccaccaccgtacgtctacagctccccaccaccaccatactactcaccTGCTCCTAAGGTCGCATACaagtccccaccaccaccgtacgtctacagctccccaccaccaccatactacgcTCCAGCTCCTAAGGTCGCATACAAATCTCCACCACACCCACATGTATGTGTTtgtccaccacctcctccatgCTATTACTCACCTGCTCCTAAGGTTGCATACaagtccccaccaccaccgtacgtctacagctccccaccaccaccatactactctccagctcCTAAGGTCTCATACAAatccccaccaccaccgtacgtctacagctcccaaccaccaccatactactcaccTGCTCCTAAGGTTGCATACaagtccccaccaccaccgtacgtctacagctccccaccaccaccatactactctccagctcCTAAGGTCGCATACAAatccccaccaccaccgtatGTGTACAGCTCCcctccaccaccatactactcaccTGCTCCTAAGGTCGCATACaagtccccaccaccaccgtacgtctacagctccccaccaccaccatactactctccagctcCTAAGGTCGCATACAAatccccaccaccaccgtatGTGTACAGCTCCcctccaccaccatactactcaccTGCTCCTAAGGTCGCATACaagtccccaccaccaccgtacgtctacagctccccaccaccaccatactactctccagctcCTAAGGTCGCATACAAatccccaccaccaccgtatGTGTACAGCTCCcctccaccaccatactactcaccTGCTCCTAAGGTCGCATACaagtccccaccaccaccgtacgtctacagctccccaccaccaccatactactctccagctcCTAAGGTCGCATACAAatccccaccaccaccgtatGTGTACAGCTCCcctccaccaccatactactcaccTGCTCCTAAGGTCGCATACaagtccccaccaccaccgtacgtctacagctccccaccaccaccatactactctccagctcCTAAGGTCGCATACAAatccccaccaccaccgtatGTGTACAGCTCCcctccaccaccatactactcaccTGCTCCTAAGGTCGCATACaagtccccaccaccaccgtacgtctacagctccccaccaccaccatactactctccagctcCTAAGGTCGCATACAAatccccaccaccaccgtatGTGTACAGCTCCcctccaccaccatactactcaccTGCTCCTAAGGTCGCATACaagtccccaccaccaccgtacgtctacagctccccaccaccaccatactactctccagctcCTAAGGTCGCATACAAatccccaccaccaccgtatGTGTACAGCTCCcctccaccaccatactactcaccTGCTCCTAAGGTCGCATACaagtccccaccaccaccgtacgtctacagctccccaccaccaccatactactctccagctcCTAAGGTCGCATACAAatccccaccaccaccgtatGTGTACAGCTCCcctccaccaccatactactcaccTGCTCCTAAGGTCGCATACaagtccccaccaccaccgtacgtctacagctccccaccaccaccatactactctccagctcCTAAGGTCGCATACAAatccccaccaccaccgtatGTGTACAGCTCCcctccaccaccatactactcaccTGCTCCTAAGGTCGCATACAattccccaccaccaccgtacgtctacagctccccaccaccaccatactacgcTCCAGCTCCTAAGGTCGCATACaagtccccaccaccaccgtacgtctacagctccccaccaccaccatactacgcTCCAGCTCCAAAGGTTGAGTACAAATCTCCCCCACCTCCATCATACTCTCCTTCTCCAAAGGCTGAATACAATTCTCCTCCCCCACCATCATACTACTAA